GCCGAGGCGAAGCGGTACGACGCCACCCCGGAAGAATTCCGGGCCATCATCGAGAAGTTCGACTGCATCGTCTACTGACCCGAGCCAGGGCCCCATCTGCCGCACATGGCGGGTGGGTTCTTCCGGATGCAAGGTCTGGAAGCTCGCGAAGTAGCCCGGCGCTGAGCCCCTCCTATTCAATCCCTGTCTCCCGGACGCCTTGGACAGGGAACTCGATGCACAGACGGGCGCCGCCCTCCGGGCGGTTGCTGGCGGTGAGCTGGCCGCCGAACTGGGCCACCAGCTCTCTCGACAGGCTCAAGCCCAGTCCCGTGCCCTTGTCGGGCCCCTTGGTCGTGAAGAAGGGCTCGAAGAGCCGGGGCAACACCTGGGGGGCGAAGCCAGGTCCATTGTCCTCGATGAGGAGCACCACGCGCCCCTCCCCTCCGAGCCCTCGCACCCAGACCTCGCCGTCACGCCTCCCGTGCTCCTCCAGGGCGTCACCCGCGTTGACCAGCAGGTTGAGCACCACCTGCACCAGCCGTTGCCGCACCACGAAGATCGTCGGCAGTGACTCCGGCACCTCCACCCGCAGCCGCACCACGTGCTTGAGCCGGAGCGACGCCAGCTTCACGGCATCTCCCACGACCTCCGCCAGCGCACACTCCGTGGGCTCCCGCGCATCCATGCGTGCGAAGCCCTTCAGGTCCGCGACGACCTGTCGGATGTGCTTCAACCCCTCCCGCGTCTCCTCGAGCACCTCGGCCAGCTCCTCCGGCGGCGCCTCGCCCGGACGCCGCAGCGCGTCGCGCACGAAGTCGACGTTGGACCCCACATAGGCCAGGGGGTTGTTGATCTCATGGGCCACATTCGACGCCAGCCGCCCGAGCTCCGCCAGCTTCTCCGTCTGGGCCCGGCGGTGCTCACTGACGGCCAGCAACTCCAGGGACTCGCGCCGGGCGCGCTCGAGCCGCACTTCCTGTTCCGAGCCCTGCGTCAGCCCCACCTGTTGGGCGAGGTAGGTGGAGAACAGGGTAATCGCCAGCACGATGCTCATGCGAAAGAGCGCATCGAGGAGGTGGTGCT
Above is a window of Cystobacter fuscus DNA encoding:
- a CDS encoding sensor histidine kinase, giving the protein MTATKGMWSKRTARVLTVIIVGFYGLDMLMLGGFSPWTLGMRLVWALSLLAYSAFDSEVLPDPWARWIEDLHIVVIACSVVGLVGLTGGTRSPYFVLVPVLPLANCLLYRRSARAGLLGGAVGSLGTFALGWMMEHHLLDALFRMSIVLAITLFSTYLAQQVGLTQGSEQEVRLERARRESLELLAVSEHRRAQTEKLAELGRLASNVAHEINNPLAYVGSNVDFVRDALRRPGEAPPEELAEVLEETREGLKHIRQVVADLKGFARMDAREPTECALAEVVGDAVKLASLRLKHVVRLRVEVPESLPTIFVVRQRLVQVVLNLLVNAGDALEEHGRRDGEVWVRGLGGEGRVVLLIEDNGPGFAPQVLPRLFEPFFTTKGPDKGTGLGLSLSRELVAQFGGQLTASNRPEGGARLCIEFPVQGVRETGIE